The following are from one region of the Nocardioides marmotae genome:
- a CDS encoding TetR family transcriptional regulator, with protein MSETRVERKERTRRAIMDAALDLCEDSSLVALSLRQVAKEVGIVPTAFYRHFDSIEALGLALVDESFVSLRAMLRDVRRGDGAAGGYTDIVDSSVRILVEHVHQQRQHFRFIARERAAGPPSVREAIRHEIELCERELATDIARLPGTEHWSSEDLRVLSNLIVTAMVATAESILAAAGRPDLERQLAENARTQLRMVLVGALQWQSRS; from the coding sequence ATGTCCGAGACCAGGGTCGAGCGCAAGGAGCGCACGCGCCGCGCGATCATGGACGCCGCGCTGGACCTGTGCGAGGACAGCTCCCTGGTGGCGCTCTCGCTGCGCCAGGTGGCCAAGGAGGTCGGCATCGTGCCCACCGCCTTCTACCGCCACTTCGACTCGATCGAGGCGCTCGGCCTCGCGCTGGTCGATGAGTCGTTCGTGTCCCTGCGCGCGATGCTGCGCGACGTACGCCGGGGGGACGGCGCTGCCGGCGGGTACACCGACATCGTGGACTCCTCGGTGCGGATCCTCGTCGAGCACGTCCACCAGCAGCGCCAGCACTTCCGCTTCATCGCCCGCGAGCGGGCGGCCGGCCCGCCGTCGGTGCGCGAGGCGATCCGGCACGAGATCGAGCTGTGCGAGCGGGAGCTCGCCACCGACATCGCGCGCCTGCCCGGCACCGAGCACTGGTCCAGCGAGGACCTGCGTGTGCTGAGCAACCTCATCGTCACCGCGATGGTGGCGACCGCCGAGTCGATCCTGGCCGCCGCCGGGCGCCCCGACCTCGAGCGCCAGCTCGCCGAGAACGCACGGACCCAGCTGCGGATGGTGCTCGTGGGGGCTCTGCAGTGGCAGTCCCGTTCCTGA
- a CDS encoding SDR family oxidoreductase, which yields MTTQARTHLVTGAGSGIGELLARRLHERGDHLVLLARTPARAEELAAAYPGADVLAADLADPASLESLALPERLDSVVHAAGVVELGPVAELSTAAWQETLAVNLVAPAVLTRLALPALRAARGTVVLVNSGAGLHAHADWSAYAASKHGLRGLADSLRAEEGGAGVRVTSVFPGRTATRMQEEVHRQEGKTYDAAAWIQPATVVDLVLHVLDLPEDAVVPEVVVRPR from the coding sequence GTGACCACCCAGGCACGCACCCACCTGGTCACCGGCGCCGGGTCCGGGATCGGGGAGCTCCTCGCCCGCCGCCTGCACGAGCGCGGCGACCACCTCGTGCTCCTGGCGCGCACCCCGGCCCGGGCCGAGGAGCTGGCGGCGGCGTACCCCGGCGCCGACGTGCTGGCCGCCGACCTCGCCGACCCCGCCTCGCTGGAGTCCCTCGCGCTGCCGGAGCGGCTGGACTCGGTCGTGCACGCCGCGGGCGTCGTGGAGCTCGGGCCGGTCGCGGAGCTCTCGACCGCCGCCTGGCAGGAGACGCTGGCGGTCAACCTGGTCGCCCCCGCGGTGCTCACCCGGCTCGCGCTGCCGGCCCTGCGCGCCGCCCGGGGGACCGTGGTGCTGGTCAACTCCGGCGCAGGCCTCCACGCCCACGCCGACTGGTCGGCGTACGCCGCCTCCAAGCACGGCCTGCGCGGGCTCGCGGACTCCCTGCGGGCCGAGGAGGGCGGCGCCGGCGTCCGGGTCACCTCGGTCTTCCCCGGCCGCACCGCGACGCGCATGCAGGAGGAGGTGCACCGCCAGGAGGGCAAGACCTACGACGCCGCGGCCTGGATCCAGCCGGCCACGGTGGTCGACCTGGTGCTGCACGTGCTCGACCTGCCCGAGGACGCGGTCGTCCCCGAGGTCGTCGTCAGGCCGCGCTGA